One Streptomyces sp. R28 DNA window includes the following coding sequences:
- a CDS encoding IPT/TIG domain-containing protein, which produces MFPAVFAAVVSLFASTLTLTGASPAVAAEAECASLALASFGDPGDAVGKATVPAQDSACFSVTAPQAGLYRMSLDDSGNNAYAQMYAEDGTQVDCYDEQYYDDGWCQVPASGTYTVKVVNNGSVEPEEAAVTVVPLGSATQGCFEPVGTSWDLPTVRRTSANRLEVDCQAFEGKPGQRIRLTRGTSVYGFVVAWITDASGARICPRFAEDGEDTFSCVLPGEGPYRVLSQVTEAGNGFPAEYAVKVRALTDPQGCRTASVRPFGPPAGLDFDTNPCFTFTVGKAGSYLVHAVDDDSASPVQVYDAAGKIACREGDPCRLPAAGTYTAILDGTSPYSGAKDDLLVLDRASDAGCVPAGMGLYKGELSKTGQYDCLTLDAPQGARIAALTSLSSAGPTPEVEVVDRAGTPQCGEDKLRGGDCALTGEAPYRALVHTDDEGDTATGAYAVAFHRTDVAQGCPALPAGSFAADGRKATLTTGDGVFSHCLGIPADAHTDAEVFQLIATSGTASARFSVLDSDGKRVCERYATTNGWTICSLTPGKAHTVLVTGRDEAATYTLTRRDVTESASSAGCMKTAAAKVGGPSVKSAYGVPGTLDCRQVTTAADTDVVHVNVRDALGTANSAVVAADGRMECSFRNTSCAVTGSTTHQVLVQTPANLKAAPEYRLDALRIATADGPAPECAEVPSVAYGYGPVTGTLDESHTAVCAALPTAGFDRFETDIKDTAGAATTAVPVLYNTSTWANGCTHYIPEGYDCDALGSSPQSTPTVFLLGLPEKAPSTAYSAKLTCTSAPCGTEETAVTAVSPDTGAAGGKVKLTVTGTALGPDVTVRLSQAGKTITAAADSVSADNRTVTATLDLTGAATGTWNVSVLTRGWEFGRGTFTVTPQPKLENTAAPKVTGTAKTGAKVTASPGSWSAAPSSYTYQWKANGTAISGATASTYTVPASMVGKKLTVTVTAVKSGWVSGSATSAAVTVAKGDAPKATALPVISGTAKVGRTLKTSTGTWSLAATSYAYQWYAGGTAISGATKSSLVLKSAQKGKKITVKVIAHRTGHQDGAAVSKATKAVG; this is translated from the coding sequence GTGTTTCCGGCCGTCTTCGCCGCTGTCGTCTCGCTCTTCGCCTCGACTCTGACCCTGACCGGGGCGAGCCCCGCCGTCGCCGCCGAGGCGGAGTGCGCGTCGCTCGCGCTCGCGTCCTTCGGCGACCCGGGGGACGCCGTCGGCAAGGCGACCGTGCCGGCTCAGGACAGCGCCTGCTTCTCCGTGACGGCTCCGCAGGCGGGCCTGTACCGCATGTCGCTGGACGACAGCGGCAACAACGCGTACGCGCAGATGTACGCCGAGGACGGCACCCAGGTCGACTGCTACGACGAGCAGTACTACGACGACGGCTGGTGCCAGGTGCCCGCGTCCGGCACCTACACCGTCAAGGTCGTCAACAACGGCTCGGTGGAGCCGGAGGAGGCCGCGGTCACCGTCGTCCCGCTCGGCTCGGCCACGCAGGGCTGCTTCGAGCCGGTCGGCACGTCCTGGGACCTGCCGACGGTGCGCCGGACCTCGGCGAACCGGCTGGAGGTGGACTGCCAGGCGTTCGAGGGCAAGCCGGGTCAGCGCATCCGCCTCACCCGGGGCACGAGCGTCTACGGCTTCGTCGTCGCGTGGATCACCGACGCGAGCGGGGCCCGGATCTGCCCGCGGTTCGCCGAGGACGGCGAGGACACCTTCAGCTGTGTGCTGCCCGGCGAGGGCCCGTACCGGGTGCTGTCCCAGGTCACGGAGGCGGGGAACGGCTTCCCCGCCGAGTACGCGGTCAAGGTGCGCGCGCTGACCGACCCGCAGGGCTGCCGGACCGCGTCCGTGCGCCCCTTCGGGCCGCCGGCGGGCCTCGACTTCGACACCAACCCCTGCTTCACCTTCACCGTCGGCAAGGCCGGGTCCTACCTGGTCCACGCGGTCGACGACGACTCCGCGAGCCCCGTCCAGGTGTACGACGCGGCCGGGAAGATCGCCTGCCGGGAGGGCGACCCGTGCCGGTTGCCGGCCGCGGGTACGTACACCGCGATCCTCGACGGCACCTCCCCCTACAGCGGTGCCAAGGACGACCTGCTCGTCCTCGACCGCGCCTCGGACGCCGGGTGCGTGCCGGCCGGGATGGGCTTGTACAAGGGCGAGTTGAGCAAGACCGGTCAGTACGACTGCCTGACGCTGGACGCCCCGCAAGGCGCCCGCATCGCCGCACTCACCTCGCTCTCCTCGGCCGGGCCGACCCCCGAGGTGGAGGTCGTGGACCGCGCCGGCACCCCGCAGTGCGGCGAGGACAAGCTCCGGGGCGGGGACTGCGCGCTCACCGGCGAGGCCCCCTACCGGGCGCTGGTGCACACCGACGACGAGGGGGACACGGCGACCGGCGCCTACGCGGTGGCCTTCCACCGCACCGACGTCGCGCAGGGCTGCCCTGCCCTGCCCGCCGGCAGTTTCGCCGCGGACGGCAGGAAGGCCACGCTGACCACCGGCGACGGCGTCTTCTCGCACTGCCTGGGCATCCCGGCGGACGCGCACACGGACGCCGAGGTCTTCCAGCTGATCGCCACCTCCGGAACCGCGTCCGCGCGGTTCTCGGTACTGGACTCCGACGGCAAGCGGGTCTGCGAGCGCTACGCCACCACCAACGGCTGGACGATCTGCTCCCTGACCCCGGGCAAGGCCCACACCGTGCTGGTGACCGGCCGCGACGAGGCCGCCACCTACACACTGACCCGGCGCGACGTCACCGAGAGCGCCTCATCGGCGGGCTGCATGAAGACCGCGGCCGCGAAGGTCGGCGGCCCCTCCGTGAAGAGCGCGTACGGCGTCCCCGGCACCCTCGACTGCCGGCAGGTGACCACCGCCGCGGACACCGACGTCGTGCACGTCAACGTGCGGGACGCCCTCGGCACCGCCAACTCGGCGGTCGTCGCCGCGGACGGCCGTATGGAGTGCTCCTTCCGCAACACCTCCTGCGCGGTCACCGGGTCCACCACCCACCAGGTCCTGGTGCAGACCCCGGCCAACCTCAAGGCCGCGCCCGAGTACCGCCTGGACGCCCTGCGCATCGCGACCGCCGACGGGCCCGCGCCGGAGTGCGCCGAGGTGCCGTCCGTGGCGTACGGGTACGGGCCGGTCACCGGCACGCTGGACGAGTCGCACACCGCGGTGTGCGCGGCGCTGCCGACCGCCGGGTTCGACCGCTTCGAGACCGACATCAAGGACACCGCCGGTGCCGCCACGACGGCGGTGCCGGTGCTGTACAACACGTCGACCTGGGCCAACGGCTGCACGCACTACATCCCGGAGGGCTACGACTGCGACGCGCTCGGCTCTTCCCCGCAGAGCACGCCGACGGTGTTCCTGCTGGGCCTGCCCGAGAAGGCGCCGAGCACCGCCTACAGCGCCAAGCTGACCTGCACGTCCGCGCCGTGCGGCACCGAGGAGACGGCCGTCACCGCGGTCAGCCCCGACACCGGTGCCGCCGGCGGCAAGGTGAAGCTCACGGTCACCGGCACCGCGCTCGGCCCGGACGTCACCGTCCGGCTGAGCCAGGCAGGGAAGACGATCACGGCGGCGGCCGACTCGGTCTCCGCGGACAACCGGACGGTGACCGCCACCCTCGACCTGACCGGCGCGGCCACCGGCACCTGGAACGTCAGCGTGCTCACGCGCGGCTGGGAGTTCGGGCGCGGCACCTTCACCGTGACCCCCCAGCCCAAGCTGGAGAACACGGCCGCCCCCAAGGTGACCGGCACGGCCAAGACCGGCGCCAAGGTCACGGCCTCACCGGGGAGTTGGTCGGCGGCTCCGTCGTCGTACACGTACCAGTGGAAGGCGAACGGTACGGCGATCAGCGGGGCGACGGCGTCGACGTACACCGTCCCCGCCTCGATGGTCGGCAAGAAGCTCACCGTGACCGTCACCGCGGTCAAGTCCGGCTGGGTCAGCGGTTCGGCGACCTCGGCTGCGGTGACCGTGGCCAAGGGCGACGCTCCCAAGGCGACCGCGCTGCCGGTGATCAGCGGGACGGCGAAAGTCGGCAGGACGCTGAAGACGTCCACGGGGACCTGGTCTTTGGCGGCGACGTCGTACGCGTACCAGTGGTACGCGGGCGGCACGGCGATCAGCGGGGCGACCAAGTCGTCGCTCGTGCTGAAGTCGGCGCAGAAGGGCAAGAAGATCACCGTGAAGGTGATCGCGCACCGCACGGGCCACCAGGACGGGGCGGCGGTGAGCAAGGCGACGAAGGCGGTCGGCTGA
- a CDS encoding NAD(P)/FAD-dependent oxidoreductase: MSSSVSGAVNGGISFWYADDGLPEVREPLVGDASADVVIVGGGYTGLWTAYYLKKAVPFLRITVLEQKFCGYGASGRNGGWLYNGIAGRDRYAKLHGHEAAVRLQRAMNDTVDEVARAVAEEGFDAGLHKGGVLEVARTPAQLARLKAFHEHELSYGEKDRELFGARETAERVKVADAVGSTWTPHGARVHPVKLVKGLAAAVAALGVTIHELTPVTEIRPKHAVTPYGTVRAPYVLRCTEGFTAALKGQKRTWLPMNSSMIATEPLTREQWESVGWDGGETLGDMAHAYMYAQRTADGRIALGGRGVPYRFGSRTDNDGRTQDATVEALREILVRFFPQLAPVRIEHAWSGVLGVPRDWCATVTLDRSTGLGWAGGYVGSGVATANLAARTLRDLVQQDSGQGGRTELTDLPWVGHKVRKWEPEPLRWLGVHGLYAAYRAADRREQLTNSAESTRAARIADRVAGRH, from the coding sequence ATGAGCAGCTCGGTGAGTGGTGCCGTGAACGGCGGCATCTCCTTCTGGTACGCGGACGACGGCCTCCCCGAGGTCCGGGAGCCGCTCGTGGGTGACGCCTCCGCGGACGTGGTGATCGTGGGCGGTGGGTACACGGGACTGTGGACCGCGTACTACCTGAAGAAGGCGGTCCCCTTCCTCCGGATCACCGTCCTGGAGCAGAAGTTCTGCGGATACGGCGCCTCGGGGCGCAACGGCGGCTGGCTGTACAACGGCATCGCGGGGCGCGACCGGTACGCGAAGCTGCACGGCCACGAGGCCGCCGTACGGCTGCAACGGGCCATGAACGACACCGTCGACGAGGTCGCCCGAGCCGTCGCCGAGGAGGGCTTCGACGCCGGCCTCCACAAGGGAGGTGTCCTCGAAGTCGCCCGCACCCCCGCCCAGTTGGCGCGACTGAAGGCCTTCCACGAGCACGAGCTGTCGTACGGTGAGAAGGACCGCGAGCTGTTCGGTGCCCGCGAGACCGCCGAGCGCGTGAAGGTCGCGGACGCGGTCGGTTCGACCTGGACACCGCACGGGGCGCGGGTGCACCCGGTGAAGCTGGTGAAGGGCCTCGCGGCGGCCGTGGCGGCGCTCGGTGTGACGATCCACGAGCTGACGCCGGTGACGGAGATCAGGCCCAAGCATGCCGTCACGCCCTACGGCACCGTCCGCGCGCCGTACGTGCTGCGCTGCACCGAGGGCTTCACGGCCGCGCTGAAGGGCCAGAAGCGGACCTGGCTGCCCATGAACTCCTCGATGATCGCCACCGAGCCGCTGACGCGGGAGCAGTGGGAGTCGGTGGGCTGGGACGGGGGCGAGACGCTGGGCGACATGGCGCACGCCTACATGTACGCGCAGCGCACCGCCGACGGACGGATCGCGCTGGGCGGGCGCGGGGTGCCGTACCGCTTCGGATCGCGCACCGACAACGACGGGCGTACACAGGACGCGACGGTCGAGGCGCTCCGCGAGATCCTCGTGCGCTTCTTCCCGCAGCTGGCCCCGGTCCGGATCGAACACGCCTGGTCGGGCGTGCTGGGCGTGCCGCGCGACTGGTGCGCGACGGTCACCCTGGACCGCTCGACGGGCCTCGGCTGGGCGGGCGGTTACGTCGGCTCCGGCGTCGCCACCGCCAACCTGGCGGCCCGGACACTGCGGGACCTGGTGCAGCAGGACTCCGGCCAGGGCGGGCGCACCGAGCTGACCGATCTGCCGTGGGTCGGCCACAAGGTGCGCAAGTGGGAGCCGGAGCCGCTGCGGTGGCTCGGGGTGCACGGGCTGTACGCCGCGTACCGGGCGGCGGACCGGCGGGAGCAGCTCACCAACAGCGCCGAGTCCACGCGGGCGGCGCGGATCGCCGACCGGGTGGCCGGGCGGCACTGA
- a CDS encoding aminoglycoside phosphotransferase family protein, producing MIDIPQELAASQQKYNGEAGRAFIAGLPDLTADFLGRWELTVDGRPMHGVTALVLPVLRPDGTPAVLKLQLLDEESEGEPVALRVWDGDGAVRLLDHDEPTGTMLLERLDSSRMLAHHPDLHESVLIIARLLAHLTSVPAPAGLRRLGDIAQDMLERTPRALEHIPDPQARRIVADCAAAVREVAGEPGDRLLHWDLHDENVLACERSPWLAIDPKPLAGDPGFELWPALDNRFDADDVRWRFDAMTDVLGLDRARARAWTYGRLLQNCLWDIEDGRPVEERQLEIARRLREPPG from the coding sequence GTGATCGACATTCCGCAGGAGCTCGCCGCATCACAGCAGAAGTACAACGGGGAGGCGGGCCGCGCCTTCATCGCCGGACTCCCGGACCTGACGGCGGACTTCCTCGGCCGCTGGGAGCTGACGGTCGACGGACGGCCCATGCACGGAGTCACCGCCCTGGTCCTGCCCGTCCTGCGGCCCGACGGCACCCCGGCCGTCCTGAAGCTGCAACTCCTCGACGAGGAGAGCGAGGGCGAGCCGGTCGCGCTGCGCGTGTGGGACGGCGACGGGGCGGTACGACTCCTCGACCACGACGAGCCCACCGGCACCATGCTCCTCGAACGCCTCGACTCGTCCCGCATGCTCGCGCACCACCCGGACCTCCACGAGTCCGTCCTGATCATCGCCCGCCTGCTGGCCCACCTCACGTCCGTCCCCGCCCCCGCCGGCCTGCGCCGCCTCGGCGACATCGCCCAGGACATGCTGGAGCGGACACCCCGGGCCCTGGAGCACATCCCGGACCCCCAGGCCCGCCGGATCGTCGCCGACTGCGCCGCCGCCGTACGGGAGGTCGCGGGCGAGCCCGGCGACCGCCTCCTGCACTGGGACCTGCACGACGAGAACGTCCTCGCCTGCGAACGCTCCCCCTGGCTCGCCATCGACCCCAAGCCCCTCGCCGGCGACCCCGGCTTCGAGCTGTGGCCCGCCCTCGACAACCGCTTCGACGCCGACGACGTCCGCTGGCGCTTCGACGCCATGACCGACGTACTCGGCCTGGACCGGGCACGCGCGCGTGCGTGGACGTACGGCCGGCTCCTGCAGAACTGCCTCTGGGACATCGAGGACGGCCGCCCGGTGGAGGAGCGCCAACTGGAAATCGCCAGGCGCCTGCGCGAGCCCCCCGGCTAA
- a CDS encoding N-acetyltransferase family protein — MIRPATSADVPALHTLIRELAEYEKAPHEAKATPQQLHEALFGDQPAAYAHIAADDASGETVGCAIWFLNFSTWRGVHGIYLEDLYVRPTARGAGHGKALLTELARLCVERGYERLEWSVLNWNTPSIAFYEALGARPQDEWTVYRLTDDALAKLGAAPEHEAL; from the coding sequence ATGATTCGCCCCGCCACCTCCGCCGACGTCCCCGCCCTGCACACCCTGATCCGCGAACTCGCCGAGTACGAGAAGGCCCCGCACGAGGCGAAGGCCACCCCGCAGCAGCTCCACGAGGCCCTCTTCGGCGACCAACCGGCCGCCTACGCGCACATCGCGGCCGACGACGCGAGCGGCGAGACCGTCGGCTGTGCGATCTGGTTCCTGAACTTCTCCACCTGGCGCGGCGTCCACGGCATCTACCTGGAGGACCTCTACGTCCGCCCCACCGCCCGGGGCGCCGGCCACGGCAAGGCCCTGCTCACCGAACTGGCCCGGCTGTGCGTGGAGCGCGGCTACGAGCGCCTGGAGTGGTCCGTGCTGAACTGGAACACCCCTTCCATCGCCTTCTACGAGGCTCTCGGCGCCCGCCCTCAGGACGAGTGGACGGTGTACCGCCTGACGGACGACGCGCTCGCGAAACTGGGCGCCGCACCGGAGCACGAGGCGCTGTGA